The following coding sequences are from one Candidatus Poribacteria bacterium window:
- the proC gene encoding pyrroline-5-carboxylate reductase — MRLGILGVGNMGEAILRGVLKGKVLDASQISIYDVVREKVERLAVELGVKGVSSIADLVDPSDAVLYSAKPQNVPEVLPELARHMKPPKFLISIAAGVKTSRLESFFRDELPVVRVMPNIAALVGEAASAICPGRFASKEHLDFALKIFRAVGDAIVVEEKMMDAVTGLSGSGPAFVFLMMEALADAGVQLGLPREEAATLAIQTVLGTARLISETKEHPALLRNKVTSPGGTTAMGLFELESSGVRAAIMRAVIAAARRSEELGG, encoded by the coding sequence ATGAGACTTGGAATCCTGGGCGTGGGCAACATGGGAGAGGCGATACTCAGAGGCGTTTTAAAGGGGAAGGTCCTGGACGCCTCTCAGATCTCAATATATGATGTGGTGAGGGAGAAAGTTGAGAGACTGGCGGTTGAACTTGGTGTTAAGGGCGTTTCGAGCATAGCTGATCTGGTTGATCCCTCGGATGCCGTTCTGTATTCGGCTAAACCTCAAAACGTCCCGGAGGTTTTACCGGAGCTTGCAAGGCATATGAAACCGCCGAAGTTCCTCATATCCATAGCCGCTGGGGTGAAAACAAGCAGGCTGGAGTCGTTTTTCCGGGACGAGCTTCCGGTTGTCAGAGTTATGCCGAATATAGCGGCGCTCGTCGGTGAGGCTGCCTCCGCTATATGTCCCGGCAGATTCGCCTCGAAGGAACATCTGGATTTCGCCCTGAAGATATTCCGGGCTGTGGGCGATGCGATCGTGGTCGAGGAGAAGATGATGGACGCCGTAACGGGATTGAGCGGAAGCGGACCGGCCTTCGTATTTCTGATGATGGAGGCCCTGGCCGACGCGGGAGTTCAGCTCGGCCTCCCGCGTGAGGAGGCTGCGACTCTGGCGATCCAAACCGTGCTGGGGACGGCAAGGCTGATCTCCGAGACGAAAGAACATCCCGCTCTACTTAGAAACAAGGTTACCTCCCCCGGCGGCACAACCGCAATGGGGTTGTTCGAACTGGAATCAAGCGGCGTTCGGGCAGCGATAATGAGGGCTGTGATCGCCGCCGCTAGAAGATCGGAAGAACTCGGAGGGTGA
- a CDS encoding YggT family protein: MLYRTLAELIHLVINLYIWILVINAILSWIAFASYNVTIRRIYSITTGLTQPVLRPIRRLVYPLTRRLGVDISPLIAIFILITIDRIII, from the coding sequence ATGTTATATAGAACGTTGGCTGAGTTGATACATCTCGTCATCAACCTTTATATCTGGATATTGGTGATAAACGCCATCCTCTCCTGGATCGCCTTCGCATCGTATAACGTCACGATCAGGAGGATATACTCGATCACAACGGGACTTACTCAGCCGGTGCTCAGACCGATCAGAAGGCTGGTCTATCCCCTAACTCGAAGGCTAGGTGTGGACATATCGCCTCTTATAGCCATCTTTATACTTATCACCATCGATAGAATCATAATTTAA